Within Streptomyces roseirectus, the genomic segment CCTGCTGCGCGGCCCCCTCGACGTCCGGTGGGGGAGTGCGGTGACGGCGGTGACGCCGGGCACCCCAGGCGGCGTCCGCGTCGACCTCGCCGACGGCCGTCAGGAGGTGTACGACCTCGTCGTCGGCGCGGACGGCGCCTGGTCGCGCGTCCGCCCGGCGCTCTCGCCCGCGACGCCGCGCTACACCGGCGTCACCACGGTCGAGACGTCCCTGGACGACGTCGACGCCCGCCACCCCGGCCTCGCCCGGCTGATCGGCGACGGCTCGCTGGCCGTGTACGGCGTCCACCGCGCGATCGTCGCCCAGCGCAACAGCGGCGGGCACGTCAAGGTGTACGCCCAGTACCGGGCGCCGCTGGAGAGCCGGCCGGCGTCCGACGCCGACGCCGTACGGGCGGGGCTGCTGGACCTGTTCGCCGGCTGGGCCGCCCCCGTCCTCGAACTCCTGCGCCACGGCACCGAGTTCACCCACCGCCCGCTGTACGTCCTGCCTGTCGGCCACACCTGGACCCACCTCCCCGGCGTGACGCTCCTCGGCGACGCCGCCCACCTGATGCCACCGCTCGGCGCGGGCGCGAACCTCGCCATGCTGGAGGGCGCGGAACTCGCCGAGACCGTGCTCGGCACCGGTGACCTGCGCACCTTCGAGCAACACATGTGGGCCCGCGCCGAACACTGGGCGAGGATCACCACCACCGGCCTGGACCGCCTCACCGGCCCGGACCCCGCCCGGGCGATCGCCCACTTCGACGAGGTACAGCCCGCCTGAGCCCCGGAAGGGTGCCGCATATACATCCAATGTCTGAAGGGAAAAGCGCAACTACTGCCCGCACTCTAGACAGCGAGACCCGGCTCCTCCTATAAATCCATCCGATGTCTACCTCGCCGATCAACGGAGCTGCCCCCATGTCCTCAGCCCGTCTCAGCAGACGTTCCGTGATGAAGGCCGCCGCGCTGGCCGGGGGAGTGGCGGCCTTCGGGCTGCCGCAGGCCCTGTGGCCCGCCACGGCCGAGGCGTACCCGGTCCCGGCGAAGATGGAGTGGTGGTACCGGGCCAGGTTCGGGATGTTCATCCACTTCGGCTCCTACTCCCACCTCGGCCACGGCGAGTGGGCGTTCTACAACGAGAACTGGGCCAAGGCCCCCTACCAGACCCAGGTCAGCGAGCCGTTCGACCCGGCCGACTTCGACGCCGCCGCCATCGCCGAACTCGCCGCGAACGCCGGCATGAAGTACCTCGTGATCACCGCCAAGCACCACGAGGGCTACGCGATGTGGGACTCGGACGTGGCGGGCTTCACCGACACCACCGGCACCCGGCAGTACAACCTGCACGACTACAGCGGCCACCGGGCCGACGTCCTCGCGGAGCTGAAGCGCGAGTGCGAGAGCCGGGGCGTCCGCTTCGGCCTGTACTACTCGATCATGGACTGGAGCCACGGGTCCCAGGTCGCCAACCACACCACCAACTTCTCCACCATGACCCTGGCCGCCCGCGGCGCCTACATCGCCGACATGAAGGCCCAGTTGCGGGAGCTGCTGGACCGCTACGACCCCGCCGTCCTGTGGTTCGACGGCGACTGGTGCGGCAACCCGGCCACCCCCACCCCCGACGACTGGTGGATCGAGCGGGACGGCCAGGACCTGTACGACTGGCTGATCAGCCGCAAGCCCGACCTCGTCGTGAACGAGCGGGTCAAACGCGACCTCGGCCTCGGCGACTTCATGTGCCCGGAGGAGAAGGTCCCCCCGGCGCCGCTGGAACGCCCCTGGGAGACCTGCGTCACCATGAACGGCGCCTGGGGCTACAACCAGGCCCGGGAGAACTCCTACCGATCGGTGCGCGACCTCCTGCGCGAGTACGTCACCGTCGTCTCCCGCGACGGCAACTACCTCCTCAACGTCGGCCCCAAGGGCGACGGCACCCTCACCCCGGGCACCGTGAACGTCCTGAACGGCTTCGCCGCCTGGATGCGCACCTACGGCGACAGCATCCACGGCACCAGCGGCAGCCCCTTCGCCGCCGAACCCTCCTGGGGCAAGGTCACCAAGAAGGACGGCAAGCTCTTCGCCCACGTCTTCACCTGGCCCGCCGATGGCGTGCTGCGCATCCCGGCGGTCCACAACACCGTCACCCGCGCCTACCTGCTGAACAACCCCGCCGTCTCCCTCGCGTACACCGCCGGCGCCGGCACCATCGACGTCACCGTCCCGGCCGGCGCGCCCCACCCGGACGTCTCCGTCGTCTGTGTCGAGGTCACCGGCATGCCCGCCGTCCTCGCCGACGGCGTCTACCGGCTGGTGTGCGCCAACAGCGGCAAGGCCCTCGACAACGGCGACGTCACCACCGACGGCGGTCCGGTGGTCCAGTGGACCCCCAACGGCGGCACACCCCAGCAGTGGCGGCTCACCCACGCCGGGCACGGCTACTACACGCTGGTCAGCGCCCGCAGCGGCAAGGCCCTCGACAACGGCGGCGTCACCACCGAGGGCGCCAAGGCCGTCCAGCGCACGCCCGGCACCGGGGCCTCGCAGCAGTGGGCGGTCTCCGCGCTCGGCGGGGGCCGCTACAAGCTCGTCAACCGCCACAGCGGCAAGGCGCTGGACAACGGCAACGTCAGGACCGAGGGGAGCGCGGTCGTCCAGTGGACCTCCAACTCCGGTACCCCGCAGCAGTGGGGGGTGACCAGGACCGGGAACTGAGGGTTCGCGTGCACGGGCCGGCCGGCGGTACAGCCGCGCCGGCCCTTTCGCGCGGTCAGGCCCAGGCCGTGGCGAGCCGGCGGGCCATCGCGCGCAGGGCCGGCCGCGCGGGCGCGGGCGCGCCCGTCATCACCGACAGGGCGAGCGGCCCGCACAGTTCGGCGACGGCGAACCGGTCCTCCGGCACCGCGCCGAGGCGGGAGCGGACGTGGTCCAGCACGACGCGGGCCGGCGCCCCCAGCAGGTCGGCGTCGGCGACGAGACGGCCGACCTCCGGATCGTGCTGGGCTTCCCCCAGCAGCGCCCGGTAGGCGGCGCCCGCCGGTGAGGCCGTGAGGAAGGCGGCCAGCCCGGCCAGGAAGTCGGTCAACGTGCGGACCGGGTCGGCGTGGGCGGTGACGGCCAGCTCGCCGCGCGCGTCCTCGGCACAGGCTTCGACCAGGATGTGCGCCTTGGTCGGCCACCACCGGTACACGGTCATCCGCCCCACCCCGGCGCGCTCCGCGATGCCCTTCATGGTCATCGCGGAGTAGCCGACCTCCACGAGCAGATCGTCGACGGCGTGCAGGACGGCGACACGGGCGCTCTCGCTGCGCGGGCGCCCGGGGGCGACGGAACCAGTCATGCCGGACAGAGTATCGAGATATTTCGAGGCTTCATGTATCGAATCTGCTAGGGTTTCGATGCACGGAGCCTCGTTATGACTCCGACCCTCCGCACCACGGCACGACCCGGACCACCCGCGATCAGCCGAGGAGACGCAGCAGGATGCCCGACCACGACAAACACGACGACACCGACGAAGCACCCATCGCCCGGCACAGCCGCCGGACCGTACTCAAGGCGAGCGGGTTCACCCTGGTCGCCACCGGCGGTGCGCCGATCACCACCGCCCAAGACGGCGAACGACCCGCGCCACCCGCACCGACCGCCGACGTGACGCTCGACGTCAACGGCACAACCCATCACCTCACCGTCGAGGCCCGCATGACCCTCCTGGAGACCCTGCGCGAACGCCTCGGCCTGACGGGCACGAAGAAGGGCTGCGACCGGGGCGAGTGCGGCGCCTGCACGGTCCTCGTCGACGGCCGGCGCGTCAAGTCCTGCCTGACCCTCGCGGTCATGGAGGACGGCCGGGAGATCACCACCGTCGAAGGGCTGGCCCGAGGCGAGCAACTGCACCCCGTGCAGGAGGCGTTCATCCGCCGGGACGCCTTCCAGTGCGGGTTCTGCACCCCCGGACAGATCATGTCCGCCGTCGCCTGCGTCGACGAGGGCCACACGGGCTCCGACGACGAGATCCGGGAGTGGATGAGCGGCAACCTCTGCCGGTGCGGCTGCTATCCGAACATCGTCGACGCCGTACGGGACGCGGCGAGGGAGCACGCGTGATGAAACCGTTCGACTACACACGCACGACACGCGCGTCCGAGGCCGTACGCCTGGTGGCGGCCCGCCCGCAGGGCGCGTTCGTCGCGGGCGGCACCGAACTGCTGAACCTCGTCAAGGACCAGGTCGTCGCCCCGGACCTGGTCGTGGACATCAGCCGGCTCCCGCTGTCCGGCGTCGAACTGCGCGACGGCACGTTACGCGTGGGGGCGCTGGCCCGGATGCGCGAGGTCGCCGACCACGCGGACGTCCGCACGGCGTTCCCCGTCCTCGCCCAGGCGCTGCTGGCCTCCGCCTCCCCGCAGATCCGCAACCGGGCCACCATCGGCGGGAACCTCATGCAGCGCACGCGGTGCTGGTACTACCGCGACGCCGGCAGCCCCTGCAACAAGCGCGCACCCGGCAGCGGATGCCCGGCTCTCACCGGGCAGAACCGCCGGCACGCGATCCACGGCGGCAGCGGCCACTGCATCGCCGTCCACCCCTCCGACCTCGCGGTCGCACTGACGGCTCTGCGGGCCACCGTGATCGTCCTCGGCCCGCAGGGCACCCGTGCCGTCCCGCTGGAGGACTTCTACCTCCTGCCAGGCACGACCCCGCACAAGGAGACGGCACTGCGCCACGGCGAGCTGATCACCGAGGTCACCGTCCCCGCGAGCCGCCCCGCCCGCCACTCCCGCTACCTCAAGCTGCGCGACCGGGCGACGTTCGAGTTCGCCGTCGTCTCCGTGGCCGCGGCGCTGACCATGGACGACGGCGAGGTGAGCGACGCCCGCCTCGCCTTCGGGGGCATCGCCCCGCGGCCCTGGCGCTCGGCCGAGGCCGAAGAGGCCCTGCGCGGACGGCCGTTGACCGGCGCCACCATCGAGTCGGCCGCCCGAGCACTGCTCAGCGGCGCGCGACCCCGCAGGCACAACGCGTTCAAGGCCGAGCTGGTACGCCGTGCCCTGGCCGACGTCCTGACCGGCCTGGGAGGCGGGCGATGAGCCGGATCGTGGGCAGGCCCGTGCCCCGCGTCGAGGGCCGCGCGAAGGTGACCGGCGCGGCCGAGTACACCGCCGACGTGCACGTCCCCGGCGCCCTGCACGGCGCATGGGTGCTCAGCACCGTCACCCGGGGACGGATCACCCGCCTGGAGACCCGGCGGGCCGAACGCTCCGCCGGTGTGGCCGCCGTGCTGACCCACCGCACCATGCCACGCCTGACCGTCCCCGAACCGCACCTGCTGGTCAAGCGCTTCCTCCCGCTCCAGGACACGGAGATCCACCACCAAGGCCAGCCCGTCGCCCTCGTCCTCGCCGAGACCCCGGAACAGGCCCGGCACGCGGCGACCCTCGTGAACGTCTCCTACAACCACGACATCCGGCCCGTCGACACGGTCTTCGAAGACGCCCTGGACGACGCCTGGATCCCCCCACCCGAGGAGGAGCCCGGCGAGGCGCCCGTGCCCAACGAACTCACCCGAGGCGACCCCGAGAGCGCCCTCGCACGCGCCGACCTGCGCATCGACGTCACCTACACGACGCCCGTCCACCACCACAACCCCATCGAACCGTCCGCGACCACGGCCGTGTGGCGGGGCGGAAAGGTGACGGTGTACGACACCACCCAGGGAGTCACCGCCGCCCAGGAGACCATCGCCCAGGCCCTCGGCCTGCCGGTCGGGCACGTCCGCGTGATCTCGCGGTATCTCGGCGGAGGGTTCGGCTGCAAGACGCCGTGGCCGCACACTGTCCTCACCGCTGCCGCCGCCCGGGAGGCCGGCCGCCCGGTCAAGGTCGTCCTGACCCGCGCCGACTCCTACAGCCTGCACGGGCACCGCGCCCAGGCCCACCAGCGCCTGCGGCTCGGGGCCCGGCGGGACGGCACGCTCACCGCCATCGACCACGTCACCACCCAGCAGGTCTCCCGGACCGAGGACGCGTTCCTGCCCAGCGCCAGCGTCCCCACCCGCCGCCTGTACGCCTGCGCCAACGTCTCCCTCGCCCAGCGGGCGGTCCGGCTCGACCTGCCCACCCCGGCCTGGACGCGCTCGCCCGAGGTCATGCCGGCCCACGGCCTGGAGTGCGCGCTCGACGAACTGGCGTACGCGGCGGGCCTGGACCCCGTCGAGCTGCGGTTGCGCAACCACACCGCCACCGACCCCGAGACCGGCGAACCGTTCCCGAGCAGACACCTCGAGGAGTGCTACCGGCGCGGCGCCGCCGCGTTCGGCTGGCGCGAGCGCGACCCGCGCCCCGGCTCGATGCGCGACGGCCGCGTCCGCGTCGGCTGGGGCATGGCGACCGCCGCCCACAGCGCGGGCGGCATGCCCGGCGCGGCCGCCCGCGTCACTCTCTCCACCGACGGCACGGCACGCGTACGGGTCGCCACCCAGGACATCGGCACCGGCACCTACACGGTCATGTCCCAACTGGCCGCGCACACGCTGGGTCTGCCCCTGGACGACGTCGACTTCGTGCTCGGCGACACCGACCTGCCCTACGCGTCGCTGTCCGCCTCCTCCGCCACCGTCCCGGCCGTCGGCGGCGCCGTCCACCGCACCTGCACGGCGGCCCGGCAGAGGCTGATCGGCCTCGCCACCGCCGACCCGCGCTCCCCGCTGCACGGCCTGCCCGCCGACGAGATCACCGCCGAGGACGGGACCCTCCACCAGGCGGGCCGGCCCGAGCGGCGCGACAGCGTCCGGGCGGTGCTCACCCGCCACGGCCGGCCGCTCGACGTCACCACCGAGGCCCCGGCGGAGACGGGGGAGCAGTACTCCACCGGGGCTGTCTTCGCCGAGGTCCGCGTCGACCCGCTGCTCGGCCGGGTCCGCGTCACCCGCACGCTCGGCGCCTTCGACCCCGGGCGCGTCCTCAACCGCAGGACGATCCGCAGCCAGGTCGTCGGCGGCTTCGTCTGGGCGGTCGGTTTCACCCTCACCGAGCACACTTT encodes:
- a CDS encoding xanthine dehydrogenase family protein molybdopterin-binding subunit, which produces MSRIVGRPVPRVEGRAKVTGAAEYTADVHVPGALHGAWVLSTVTRGRITRLETRRAERSAGVAAVLTHRTMPRLTVPEPHLLVKRFLPLQDTEIHHQGQPVALVLAETPEQARHAATLVNVSYNHDIRPVDTVFEDALDDAWIPPPEEEPGEAPVPNELTRGDPESALARADLRIDVTYTTPVHHHNPIEPSATTAVWRGGKVTVYDTTQGVTAAQETIAQALGLPVGHVRVISRYLGGGFGCKTPWPHTVLTAAAAREAGRPVKVVLTRADSYSLHGHRAQAHQRLRLGARRDGTLTAIDHVTTQQVSRTEDAFLPSASVPTRRLYACANVSLAQRAVRLDLPTPAWTRSPEVMPAHGLECALDELAYAAGLDPVELRLRNHTATDPETGEPFPSRHLEECYRRGAAAFGWRERDPRPGSMRDGRVRVGWGMATAAHSAGGMPGAAARVTLSTDGTARVRVATQDIGTGTYTVMSQLAAHTLGLPLDDVDFVLGDTDLPYASLSASSATVPAVGGAVHRTCTAARQRLIGLATADPRSPLHGLPADEITAEDGTLHQAGRPERRDSVRAVLTRHGRPLDVTTEAPAETGEQYSTGAVFAEVRVDPLLGRVRVTRTLGAFDPGRVLNRRTIRSQVVGGFVWAVGFTLTEHTFLDTRNGRFVNRDLSGYLLPVNADIPDVQALFIDEPDPTSEAFGARGFGETPMCGMTAAIANAVHHATGRRIRDLPLTPDKLIASAS
- a CDS encoding FAD binding domain-containing protein; this encodes MKPFDYTRTTRASEAVRLVAARPQGAFVAGGTELLNLVKDQVVAPDLVVDISRLPLSGVELRDGTLRVGALARMREVADHADVRTAFPVLAQALLASASPQIRNRATIGGNLMQRTRCWYYRDAGSPCNKRAPGSGCPALTGQNRRHAIHGGSGHCIAVHPSDLAVALTALRATVIVLGPQGTRAVPLEDFYLLPGTTPHKETALRHGELITEVTVPASRPARHSRYLKLRDRATFEFAVVSVAAALTMDDGEVSDARLAFGGIAPRPWRSAEAEEALRGRPLTGATIESAARALLSGARPRRHNAFKAELVRRALADVLTGLGGGR
- a CDS encoding alpha-L-fucosidase, with amino-acid sequence MSSARLSRRSVMKAAALAGGVAAFGLPQALWPATAEAYPVPAKMEWWYRARFGMFIHFGSYSHLGHGEWAFYNENWAKAPYQTQVSEPFDPADFDAAAIAELAANAGMKYLVITAKHHEGYAMWDSDVAGFTDTTGTRQYNLHDYSGHRADVLAELKRECESRGVRFGLYYSIMDWSHGSQVANHTTNFSTMTLAARGAYIADMKAQLRELLDRYDPAVLWFDGDWCGNPATPTPDDWWIERDGQDLYDWLISRKPDLVVNERVKRDLGLGDFMCPEEKVPPAPLERPWETCVTMNGAWGYNQARENSYRSVRDLLREYVTVVSRDGNYLLNVGPKGDGTLTPGTVNVLNGFAAWMRTYGDSIHGTSGSPFAAEPSWGKVTKKDGKLFAHVFTWPADGVLRIPAVHNTVTRAYLLNNPAVSLAYTAGAGTIDVTVPAGAPHPDVSVVCVEVTGMPAVLADGVYRLVCANSGKALDNGDVTTDGGPVVQWTPNGGTPQQWRLTHAGHGYYTLVSARSGKALDNGGVTTEGAKAVQRTPGTGASQQWAVSALGGGRYKLVNRHSGKALDNGNVRTEGSAVVQWTSNSGTPQQWGVTRTGN
- a CDS encoding TetR/AcrR family transcriptional regulator; translation: MTGSVAPGRPRSESARVAVLHAVDDLLVEVGYSAMTMKGIAERAGVGRMTVYRWWPTKAHILVEACAEDARGELAVTAHADPVRTLTDFLAGLAAFLTASPAGAAYRALLGEAQHDPEVGRLVADADLLGAPARVVLDHVRSRLGAVPEDRFAVAELCGPLALSVMTGAPAPARPALRAMARRLATAWA
- a CDS encoding (2Fe-2S)-binding protein translates to MPDHDKHDDTDEAPIARHSRRTVLKASGFTLVATGGAPITTAQDGERPAPPAPTADVTLDVNGTTHHLTVEARMTLLETLRERLGLTGTKKGCDRGECGACTVLVDGRRVKSCLTLAVMEDGREITTVEGLARGEQLHPVQEAFIRRDAFQCGFCTPGQIMSAVACVDEGHTGSDDEIREWMSGNLCRCGCYPNIVDAVRDAAREHA
- a CDS encoding FAD-dependent oxidoreductase, whose translation is MRQRIAVVGAGPAGLTFARVLHRHGHPVTVLERDPAPDARPQGGTLDLHEGLGQLALEKAGLLAEFDELSRPEGQSMRILAPDGTVLRDWPARPGDRANPEIDRGRLRDLLRGPLDVRWGSAVTAVTPGTPGGVRVDLADGRQEVYDLVVGADGAWSRVRPALSPATPRYTGVTTVETSLDDVDARHPGLARLIGDGSLAVYGVHRAIVAQRNSGGHVKVYAQYRAPLESRPASDADAVRAGLLDLFAGWAAPVLELLRHGTEFTHRPLYVLPVGHTWTHLPGVTLLGDAAHLMPPLGAGANLAMLEGAELAETVLGTGDLRTFEQHMWARAEHWARITTTGLDRLTGPDPARAIAHFDEVQPA